In Hevea brasiliensis isolate MT/VB/25A 57/8 chromosome 13, ASM3005281v1, whole genome shotgun sequence, a single genomic region encodes these proteins:
- the LOC131172128 gene encoding uncharacterized protein LOC131172128, with protein sequence MARTKCKSPATVAASSSSSASNDLLVAVLRKKLKEKKNSPKPESTGASSNPSKVVEPTVSAPEKKKKRKMRGIDTQRKKGAAQSLGSMDKALLDCKFIKWDYFGQVNFQFKELFEFQEWMTVCECTNAYYPRLVQDFYRTLRTIDDEDKFEVVLNDNAYVISVEMITKALKLPNAGNKISTHRDVARVPGFNLAVFENEVFPTNTATNEKSTSTKAFQHIKIIHSMVNYIFCPKSGSYGYLSYLDMCIMWHIVNKVRMNLAYLIFKNMCKAYGIGKLPYAHLLTALFKEPDINVSKESSRTDLIMLREIHSDTDERKKRFEKGGSSSAKVGSDSTNEFMSELQGLKAAINDQFTSTHQSIELLRKFMDVVDYKVSHLLTQNEELKKLIVDLQQAKETGFPTKVEAATQVSAHSTDRGESNKVAEAPVEHASEQVIEPEVGLATDVPIEHGSEKIVTSLSAPPVEPLSAPPVEPAAAPTQQKEASLKDH encoded by the exons ATGGCTCGCACAAAATGCAAATCCCCTGCTACTGTTGCTGCTTCGTCATCCTCATCTGCATCTAACGATCTCCTTGTCGCCGTATTAcggaagaaattgaaagaaaagaagAACTCACCTAAACCTGAATCAACCGGTGCATCCTCTAACCCATCCAAGGTTGTCGAACCCACTGTATCAgcaccagaaaagaaaaagaagagaaaaatgcgCGGGATTGATACCCAACGCAAAAAGGGCGCTGCCCAATCTTTGGGTTCAATGGATAAGGCGCTGCTTGATTGTAAATTTATCAAATGGGATTACTTTGgtcaggtaaattttcaattcaaagaacTTTTTGAGTTTCAAGAATGGATGACTGTTTGTGAGTGCACAAATGCGTATTACCCTAGACTGGTTCAAGACTTTTATAGAACTCTAAGAACAATTGATGATGAAGACAAATTTGAAGTTGTTTTGAATGATAATGCGTATGTTATTTCTGTTGAGATGATTACTAAGGCTTTGAAATTGCCTAATGCTGGAAATAAAATCTCCACTCATAGAGATGTTGCTAGGGTTCCAGGCTTTAATTTGGCTGTGTTTGAAAATGAAGTCTTCCCTACCAATACTGCCACAAATGAAAAGTCCACTAGCACAAAAGCTTTTCAACATATTaaaatcattcacagtatggtgaactacattttCTGTCCTAAGTCTGGCAGCTATGGTTATTTGAGTTATCTGGACATGTGTATCATGTGGCACATTGTTAACAAAGTAAGGATGAATTTGGCTTATTTgattttcaagaacatgtgcaaagcctatgggattggaaaattgccTTATGCACATCTCTTGACTGCTTTGTTTAAAGAGCCGGATATAAATGTCTCTAAGGAAAGTTCTAGGACTGATTTGATTATGCTTAGAGAAATTCACTCTGACACTGATGAAAGAAAGAAAAGGTTTGAAAAAGGTGGTTCTTCCTCAGCTAAGGTTGGTTCAGATTCTACAAATGAGTttatgagtgagcttcaaggGCTAAAAGCTGCTATTAATGATCAATTTACTTCAACCCATCAGTCCATTGAACTTCTGAGAAAATTTATGGATGTGGTTGACTACAAGGTGAGTCACTtgcttactcaaaatgaggaattaaaGAAGCTAATTGTGGATCTTCAGCAGGCCAAGGAAACTGGTTTCCCAACTAAAGTTGAGGCTGCTACTCAAGTCTCTGCTCATAGTACTGATAGGGGTGAAAGTAATAAGGTTG CTGAAGCCCCTGTTGAACATGCTAGTGAACAGGTTATTGAACCTGAAGTTGGTCTTGCAACTGATGTCCCTATTGAGCATGGTAGTGAAAAGATTGTTACATCTCTAAGTGCACCACCTGTTGAACCTCTAAGTGCACCACCTGTTGAACCTGCAGCTGCCCCTACGCAGCAGAAGGAAGCCTCTCTAAAGGATCACTAA